In Parasteatoda tepidariorum isolate YZ-2023 chromosome 2, CAS_Ptep_4.0, whole genome shotgun sequence, one DNA window encodes the following:
- the LOC107455368 gene encoding protein FAM200C-like has translation MAEDVEVSLCKLLISNEFSLQVDESTLPYTKGKSIFDTAKDYFTEKNIPPANIMSIATDGANAMGRHRVFIALLKREIPDILAVYCVLHRQHLEGKNLSDRLHQSLQCVISAVNKIHSNVLND, from the exons ATGGCTGAAGACGTTGAAGTTTCCTTATGCAAACTTTTGATATCCAACGAATTTTCCCTTCAAGTTGATGAATCAACCTTGCCAT ATACCAaaggtaaatctatttttgatacTGCCAAAGATTATTTTACAGAGAAAAACATTCCTCCAGCAAATATTATGTCGATTGCCACTGATGGAGCTAATGCAATGGGTCGACATCGTGTGTTTATAGCCcttttgaaaagggaaataCCAGATATTTTAGCTGTTTACTGCGTGCTTCACAGACAgcatttagaaggaaaaaatctCAGCGACCGTTTGCATCAGTCATTGCAATGTGTCATATCTGCTGTGAACAAAATTCACAGTAATGTTCTCAACGATTGA
- the LOC122269971 gene encoding uncharacterized protein, which produces MVTVLCDCESVMNSRPLTYVSDDAEELSPITPMMFLQEIRQVGVADFDILDQEKFKKRLAYRNEICQNLRKRFRTEYLGQLRETSSKTKTSEALQVGDIVIIWNDNVSRIQWPLGRILKILPSKDGHARTAKLQTKSGIIIRPLKKLCPLEVNKTTEEKLTEQLKKQAPPQCVPLQTRAGRQVRVPDRFQP; this is translated from the coding sequence ATGGTAACAGTTCTCTGTGACTGTGAGAGTGTAATGAATTCACGCCCCCTGACTTATGTGTCCGATGATGCGGAGGAGCTATCACCAATAACACCTATGATGTTCCTACAAGAAATAAGACAGGTGGGTGTTGCAGATTTCGATATTTTAGatcaagaaaaattcaaaaaacgaCTTGCATACAGAAATGAAATCTGTCAAAATCTTCGAAAGAGATTCAGAACGGAATATCTTGGTCAACTTCGAGAAACTTCTTCAAAGACCAAAACTTCAGAAGCTCTGCAAGTTGGGGACATTGTGATAATTTGGAATGACAATGTAAGCAGAATTCAGTGGCCTCTCGGGcgtattttaaagattttgccAAGTAAAGATGGACATGCCCGAACTGCTAAGTTGCAAACCAAATCCGGAATCATAATCCGTCCTTTGAAAAAACTTTGTCCTCTTGAAGTCAACAAAACAACTGAAGAAAAATTGACTGAACAACTAAAGAAGCAAGCTCCACCTCAGTGTGTGCCTCTGCAAACTCGTGCTGGAAGACAAGTGCGTGTTCCTGATCGATTTCAACCCTGA